A single Amphiprion ocellaris isolate individual 3 ecotype Okinawa chromosome 15, ASM2253959v1, whole genome shotgun sequence DNA region contains:
- the dpm3 gene encoding dolichol-phosphate mannosyltransferase subunit 3 yields the protein MTKLLQWLFGVSLLVAGWALVSFDLLDLKLPQPYREVAWPMPLYLLVSFGCYSLATVGYRVATFNDCEEAAKELQEQIKEAREDLRKRGLKM from the coding sequence ATGACTAAACTTCTGCAGTGGCTGTTCGGAGTGTCGCTACTGGTCGCCGGCTGGGCTTTGGTCTCCTTCGACCTGTTGGACCTGAAGCTGCCGCAGCCGTACAGAGAGGTGGCCTGGCCGATGCCTCTCTACCTGCTGGTGTCGTTTGGCTGCTACTCCCTGGCCACGGTGGGATACCGGGTGGCCACCTTTAATGACTGCGAGGAGGCGGCAAAGGAGCTACAGGAGCAGATAAAAGAAGCCAGAGAGGACCTGAGGAAAAGGGGATTGAAGATGTAG